One Echinicola strongylocentroti DNA window includes the following coding sequences:
- a CDS encoding AI-2E family transporter, which translates to MQKLHIPTFLRVLFVLLLIITIVFIMILGKKLLVPLMVAGLLSILLTPLCEQLEKWKVPETLSALFSLLSGLIIVGAIVTLVVLQIKGVSQDLGDVGQRADEFFASMNGFFTNKLGVNLGLENGINKGQIVSFLQTGDQSIQAVLLNAIGSLTGLVLTPVFVFFMLIYRRHLTYFLVQLFKDQKQDEVKGEIFNIRKMVQGYIIGVLKVMAILAVLNTGALYILGIKHALFFGLFAAILNIIPYLGPFLGAILPFFYAMLTSDSMFSPFIIVILFTIIQLVESNFLTPKIVGANVNLNAFITLLGLLLGGAIWGISGMIVIIPSLAILRRIFELSESTKPFAFLLAEEKNNIFTKNKLE; encoded by the coding sequence TTACCATCGTTTTTATAATGATTTTAGGTAAAAAGTTACTTGTGCCATTGATGGTAGCCGGTTTGCTTTCGATCTTGCTGACACCACTTTGTGAGCAACTTGAAAAATGGAAGGTTCCAGAAACCTTAAGTGCACTTTTTTCTTTGCTCAGTGGACTTATCATTGTTGGTGCTATTGTTACCCTCGTTGTACTACAGATCAAAGGGGTAAGTCAAGACCTTGGTGATGTAGGGCAGCGGGCCGATGAGTTTTTTGCCAGTATGAATGGTTTTTTCACCAATAAATTGGGAGTGAATCTTGGCCTGGAAAATGGAATCAATAAAGGACAGATAGTGAGTTTTTTACAAACTGGAGACCAAAGCATTCAAGCGGTTTTGCTCAACGCCATTGGTTCGCTCACGGGACTGGTTTTGACGCCGGTGTTTGTTTTTTTTATGCTGATTTACCGTCGTCATTTAACTTATTTTTTGGTACAGCTTTTTAAAGACCAGAAACAAGATGAAGTAAAAGGAGAGATTTTTAACATTAGAAAAATGGTACAGGGCTATATTATTGGCGTATTGAAGGTGATGGCCATTTTAGCTGTATTGAATACCGGGGCACTATATATTCTAGGGATCAAGCATGCCTTGTTTTTTGGGCTTTTTGCGGCTATTTTGAATATTATTCCTTATTTAGGGCCTTTTCTGGGGGCTATTTTGCCTTTTTTCTATGCCATGTTGACTTCTGATTCGATGTTTTCACCATTTATCATTGTCATTCTATTTACCATCATCCAGTTGGTCGAGAGTAATTTTCTCACTCCTAAAATCGTAGGGGCAAATGTCAATTTAAATGCCTTTATCACCTTGCTTGGACTGTTGTTGGGCGGAGCTATTTGGGGGATTTCCGGTATGATAGTCATTATACCGAGTTTGGCGATTTTGAGGAGGATATTTGAGCTAAGCGAAAGTACCAAGCCCTTTGCTTTTCTTTTGGCTGAAGAAAAAAACAACATTTTTACCAAGAATAAACTGGAATAA